From a region of the Babesia bovis T2Bo chromosome 1, whole genome shotgun sequence genome:
- a CDS encoding protein kinase domain containing protein, whose amino-acid sequence MSSDGVDRSLKGASVLQDLLRCQSVNPLSLRLHKQGRNIFDKIRSTHSRSLLERVLYNLNKLVDELNEPGLQRLSSILTEVPCDEGAFPDLIIKLSANSAESTSIASIIECLRELCGQSPSFSVLENDWTLLQNLLRDPSPSGYANVACADPTTSKDATTQCRAELGSISAEELVTYKAFSQSDFRQVRLRNFVKVHQVGQGAYGDVWLAEDIVNQSPVALKKLKLNEDREGFPKSAIREIVLLNTLKHENIVNLLGIAHSQSETGSGKDHVWMVFEYLPFDLSGYIEALRDPTEKRDKLSKPLMWLSIGEIKSIMLQLLRAVHFCHYNNVLHRDLKTANLLMNHDGTIKLADFGLARNCPTGKGMLTNRVVTLWYRPPELLLGSDNYHSGVDMWSVGCIMAELVCGTHIFAADKEPIILKTIAERLGLPNESDLRFLRTLPLWNEPSVNPLHPDRQGSIVTRKKEFEKTFKVTNELGDEGWDLMRRLFAWTPGNRICARKALQHPWFSTPPLPTALVSRANVKAAHSFMTKNQRKRESQKQPVKRNEYVKYANTGDIRRAIEKHRINAQEIQLPTGDTH is encoded by the coding sequence TCAGGATTTGCTACGTTGCCAATCGGTGAATCCATTATCACTTCGTCTTCATAAGCAAGGGCGCAATATTTTTGACAAAATTCGTAGCACCCATTCACGATCGCTTTTGGAACGCGTTTTATATAATTTGAATAAATTGGTAGACGAACTAAATGAGCCCGGACTGCAGCGGTTATCATCCATTTTAACGGAAGTTCCATGCGATGAGGGAGCGTTTCCGGATTTAATCATAAAGTTATCTGCAAATTCTGCCGAATCAACATCAATCGCATCAATAATAGAATGCCTACGTGAATTGTGTGGGCAAAGTCCTTCCTTTTCGGTTTTAGAAAATGACTGGACCCTTTTACAGAATCTTCTTCGCGATCCATCTCCATCTGGCTATGCTAATGTAGCTTGCGCCGATCCAACAACATCTAAAGATGCAACTACACAGTGTCGTGCAGAATTGGGTAGTATTTCAGCGGAAGAACTTGTTACGTATAAAGCGTTTAGTCAGTCTGACTTTCGTCAAGTACGCTTGCGCAATTTCGTAAAAGTCCACCAAGTCGGCCAAGGAGCCTATGGTGACGTTTGGTTGGCAGAAGATATTGTAAATCAATCGCCTGTTGCTttgaagaagttgaaacTAAATGAAGATAGGGAAGGTTTCCCTAAGAGTGCCATTCGTGAGATAGTTTTGTTGAATACATTGAAACATGAGAACATAGTTAACTTATTAGGCATTGCACATTCACAGTCAGAAACAGGATCAGGTAAAGACCACGTGTGGATGGTATTTGAATATTTACCATTTGACCTAAGTGGGTATATTGAAGCACTACGTGACCCAACCGAGAAGCGGGACAAGTTGTCGAAGCCACTGATGTGGCTTTCCATCGGCGAGATAAAATCTATAATGCTACAACTACTTCGAGCGGTGCACTTTTGCCATTACAACAACGTTTTGCATCGTGATTTGAAAACAGCGAATTTACTAATGAACCATGATGGTACAATAAAGCTGGCTGACTTTGGTTTAGCTCGCAATTGTCCAACTGGTAAAGGGATGTTAACGAATAGAGTGGTTACATTATGGTATCGTCCACCTGAACTATTGCTTGGTAGTGATAATTATCACTCTGGTGTAGACATGTGGAGTGTCGGCTGCATTATGGCAGAATTGGTCTGCGGTACACATATTTTTGCGGCAGACAAAGAGCctataattttaaaaacaatagCCGAGCGTTTAGGTCTTCCAAACGAATCCGATTTGAGGTTCTTGAGGACTTTACCACTTTGGAACGAACCTTCAGTAAATCCATTACACCCAGATCGACAGGGTAGTATAGTGACTCGAAAAAAGGAGTTCGAGAAAACATTTAAAGTTACAAATGAACTGGGAGATGAAGGTTGGGATCTCATGCGTCGTTTGTTTGCATGGACACCCGGAAATCGAATTTGCGCGCGCAAGGCTTTACAACATCCATGGTTCAGTACACCACCTCTTCCTACAGCACTTGTTAGTCGTGCAAACGTCAAGGCGGCACACAGTTTTATGACAAAAAATCAGCGAAAGCGTGAATCGCAAAAGCAACCTGTAAAACGCAACGAGTATGTGAAGTACGCGAATACGGGGGATATTCGACGTGCTATAGAGAAGCATCGTATTAATGCTCAGGAGATACAATTACCTACTGGAGATACACACTGA